ACGGTCGGCTCGCGGGAGAGCTGCGCTTCCTGCTGGAGGCGTGCCGCTTCGAGCTGTTGGAGTCCGCGGTGGAGACGGTGTGCCGTTACGTGCTGGCGCCGCCCACGGAGGACGTGCAGCGCACACAGGTGCGCGCGGCCACGGTGCGCGTCACCAAGCCGCTCGCGCTGGGCGGGCTCGCGGTTCCGTCGCTCCAGATTCACCGCACCGCGGAGGAGATGGTGTACGGCCGTGAGGACAAGTCCTTTGGCCGCGTGGACATCATCCACGAGGGGACGGGGTACGGCGTCTACCGGCTGCGGGTGAAGCCCGGGGGCTCCATCCCTTCGCACGTGCACCAGCAGATGGAGGAGAGCGAGCTGGTCCTGGGGCCAGGGCTGCTGCTCCAGTTCAAGCCGGTGGCCCGGGGCATGGCCTTCCATTGGCCGCGCGGCTTCGTGCACCGCTATGACAACCCGTCGGCGACGGAGCAGACGGTGTTGTGTGTGGACAGGCCCGGCTTCATCCCCTCGGACGAGGTTGAGACGGAGCCGCCGTCCACGGGCCTGGCGCCTGTGACAGGGCACTCCTATTACCCGCTGGATGAGCCCGCGGTGGCCGGCTCGCCCGCGGAGCACCATCCGTGAGTGGGGCGGGGCGCGGGATTCGGGCGCCCTGCTTCGGGCCCGAGCGCGTCCCGGAGCACCTGCCGCGGGAGGCGTTTGGCGCGGCGGGCACACCCATGACGTGGACTCCCGTGAGCGCAGCGCATGGGGCGCAGTGGGTCACCGGTGGTGGGATGGGCGTACCCATGACGTGGCCCCCAAGGAGCGCATCACATGAGCCCTGACGTGGGGACTCGGAAGGTCCTTATCACCGGTGGCGGGACGGGCATTGGCCGGGCGGTGGCGGAGGCGCTGCTTCGTGCTGGTGGCCGGGTGGTGGTGACGGGCCGTCGCGCGGAGGTGCTGGAGTCGTTGGCGGCCCAGTGGCCGGGACAGGCCTTCGCGCTGCCGTGTGACCTGGCCTCGCCGGAAGCCCGAGACGGGCTGCTGCGCCGTGCCTCCACGCTGCTGGACGGCCTCGACGGTTTCGTTCACAGCGCGGGGCAGGTGGTGCATCAGCCGCCCGGCCACATTGGCGAAGACGCGCTGCGAGCCCAGCTCGAGGTCAACCTCGTCGCGCCGTTGCGGCTGGGCGAGCAGGCCCTGGAGGTCCTGGAGCCGGGCGGCGCACAGGTGTTCATCGCCTCCACGCTGGCCACGCGGCCCGTCCTCACCAGCGCGGTGTACAGCGCGGCGAAGGCGGGCCTGCTCCAGGTGATGAAGGTGCTGGCGCTGGCCGGTGCCGCGAGGGGCGTGCGCGCCAGCGCGGTGCTCCCGGGCGTCGTCGAGACGGACATGGTGCGCGAGGTGCGCCTGGCCCCCGGCGAAGGGCCGCTGTCCGAATCCGAGGCCCTGCGGCGCCAGGAAGCCCAGCTAGCGGGACTGCGGGCCCTGCATCCGCTCGGCCGGCTGGGGCGTCCCGAGGACGTGGCCGAGGCGGTGCGCTACCTGCTGGGCGCGTCCTGGATTTCCGGTTCCGAGCTGGTGTTGGACGGGGGGCTACTGCTGCGGGAGTGAGGCGCGGTATGACGCGGCCTCGGCTCACAAGGACGGCAGGATGCTCCTCGACAGACGGCTACAGCTCTTCGTGGTGTTGGCGGGAGTGTTCGTCACCTCCCTGGTGGTGGGCGACATCATCGGGGTGAAGCTGTTCGAGGCGCAGGTGGGGCCGGTGGTGGCGGTGATGTCCATCGGCATGCTGCCCTTCCCGGTGACGTTCCTCCTCACGGACATCCTCAACGAGTTCTACGGGAAGAAAGCCGCCCGCTTCGTGACGTGGGTGGGCTTCTTCATGGCCATCTTCGCCTTCATCGTGATTGCCATCGCGGTGCAGGTGCCGTGGGCGCCGCTGACGCGCGCGGAGGGCTACACGGGCGCGGTGGAGAACTCGTTCAACAACGTGTTCGGCGGCTCGCAGCGCATCCTCATCGCGTCGATGATTGCGTACCTGGTCGGCCAGTTCTGCGACATCGCCATCTTCAACGGGCTCAAGCGGCTGACGCGCAACCGCCTGCTGTGGGTGCGCGCGACGGGCTCCACGCTGGTGTCGCAGCTCATCGACACGGTGGTGGTGCAGTACGTGGCGTGGACGGGCGTGCTGCCCAACGACACCATCATCAGCATCATCTACACGTCGTACGTGGTGAAGGTGCTGGTCGCGGTGGGCCTGACGCCCTTCATCTACCTGGGCCACGCCTTCGTGGAGCGCAAGCTGGGCATCGCCCCCGTGGTGCTGGGAGAGAATGGCGAACCCATTGCCCCGCCCGCGCCGCCGGTCAGCCAGGAGGAGCAGTCCCGCGCGGCCTGAGCGCGGGACGCCGGTCTCAGTCCGCTGAACGCAGCAGGGCGGAGAGGATGTCCGTCCAGTGCGAGTAGAGGGAGAAGTGCCCGCCGCCGGGGTGGAAGCGGGGCACCGCGCGCGGAATCCGGGCGGCGAGGTACTGCCCCATCTGTGGCGGGACGATGCTGTCGCCCTCCCAGTACCAGAGGTCCACCTCGGTCCGAATCTCCTCCAAGGGGACGTTCCACGGCTGCGCGAGGATGTGCGCCTCGCGCCGCATGCCCGCGACGCCCTTGCGCGTGGCCTCGTAGCGCCAGCCCTGCACCTGCGCGGCGATGCGAGGGTCCGCGAGCACCGTGCGGTCATCCGCCGACGCCTGGGAGCGCAGGCCCGCGAGCGCCCGCGCGGGATTCGCGCGCACCTGCCGGTCGTGCATGGCCATCATCGGATGCAGCAGCCACTCCGGCCACGCGGCCATGGCGTACGCGGTGCGGTAGTCCCGGTTCACCCCCGCCATGGCCCCTGGCCGCGCGAGCGGCGCCGCGCCCGAGACGAGCGCCGCGCGGGTGATGCGCTCACCCAGCTTCCACGCGGACGCGGCCACGTAGGGCCCTCCCGCGGACACGCCGAAGAGGGCGAAGCGGTCAATCTTCAGCGCGTTGGCGAGCTGCTCCAAGTCATTGGGGAAGTCGAGCAGCGTGCGGCCGGATTGGTAGTCCGACAGGCCATACCCTGGCCGGTCCGGAGCGATGAGGCGCACGCCCAGCGCATGGGTGAGCCGGTCATCCGGGTGGCGCATGTGGCGCGAGCCTGGGTTGCCGTGGATGAAGAACACGGGCGTTCCGCTCAAGTCCCCGGACTCGACGTAGGCCAGCCGCCGGCCATCCCTCAAGTGGAGGACGCCTTCACGGACCTGCACGCCCCGGGCTTCGGTGTCGGTGTCGGACGCGACGTTCATGGTTCCATCGGCTTCGAGCGCGCGGCGATCCACGCGGAAATGGAGGGCCACACCTGCGTCGAGCCCTTGCTCGAGGCGGACAGGCCGATGTGTCCCACGGGGTAGCGCCGCGTCTCGACGTCCTTCGAGCCCACCAGCGACGGCAGGGGCTCGCTCATGGCGGGCAGCGCGATGGTGTCGTGCTCGGCGATGACGTTGAGGATGGAGCACTGGATGCGGCTCAGGTCCACGCGCTCGCCGCCCACTTCCATGAGGCCCTGGGGGAACAGGTTCTGCTGGTAGCAGTCCTTGATGTATTGCCGGTAGACCTCGCCCGGGAATGGGACGGGGTCGGCGCCCCAGCGCTCCATGGCGAGGAACGTGGTGACGAAGTCCGGGTCATCGATGCGGCGGCACACCTCCAGCCAGCGGGTGAGGCGCTGCACCGGCGCGGCCATCAGGAAGCCGCTCTCCAGCACGGGCGTGGGCACGTTGCCGTAGGCGTCCACCAGTGAGTCCACGTCGAAGTGGTTGGCGGACGTCCACAGCGTGTAGAGGCCGCCCTTGCTGAAGTCCACGGGCGTGGCCTGGGCCACCAGGTTGCGGACGCCCTCGGGGTACAGCGAGGTGTACGCCAGCGCCATGGTGCCGCCCATGCAGTAGCCGTAGAGCGTCAGCTCCCGGCTCTTGCTCACGCGCAGCGTCCACCGCACCGCCGTCTGGATGAGGCCGCCGAGCAGGTCATCCCAGGTGAGCCGCTCCTCGTCCTGGCCGGGCACGCCCCAGTCGATGGCGTAGACGTCGTAGCCCTCACGGGTGAGGTGCTCGATGAGGCTGCGCCCCGGCAGGAAGTCGAGGATGTACCAGCGATTGATGAGCGAATAGACGAAC
This genomic window from Myxococcus hansupus contains:
- a CDS encoding dihydroneopterin aldolase codes for the protein MSSEQAFHPPVVTTPEGRPLDVIEMRGLTVDCIVGIFNRERTVAQPLRLDVALFLDTRAAAAEGKLAHTVNYGRLAGELRFLLEACRFELLESAVETVCRYVLAPPTEDVQRTQVRAATVRVTKPLALGGLAVPSLQIHRTAEEMVYGREDKSFGRVDIIHEGTGYGVYRLRVKPGGSIPSHVHQQMEESELVLGPGLLLQFKPVARGMAFHWPRGFVHRYDNPSATEQTVLCVDRPGFIPSDEVETEPPSTGLAPVTGHSYYPLDEPAVAGSPAEHHP
- a CDS encoding SDR family NAD(P)-dependent oxidoreductase, producing the protein MSPDVGTRKVLITGGGTGIGRAVAEALLRAGGRVVVTGRRAEVLESLAAQWPGQAFALPCDLASPEARDGLLRRASTLLDGLDGFVHSAGQVVHQPPGHIGEDALRAQLEVNLVAPLRLGEQALEVLEPGGAQVFIASTLATRPVLTSAVYSAAKAGLLQVMKVLALAGAARGVRASAVLPGVVETDMVREVRLAPGEGPLSESEALRRQEAQLAGLRALHPLGRLGRPEDVAEAVRYLLGASWISGSELVLDGGLLLRE
- a CDS encoding queuosine precursor transporter: MLLDRRLQLFVVLAGVFVTSLVVGDIIGVKLFEAQVGPVVAVMSIGMLPFPVTFLLTDILNEFYGKKAARFVTWVGFFMAIFAFIVIAIAVQVPWAPLTRAEGYTGAVENSFNNVFGGSQRILIASMIAYLVGQFCDIAIFNGLKRLTRNRLLWVRATGSTLVSQLIDTVVVQYVAWTGVLPNDTIISIIYTSYVVKVLVAVGLTPFIYLGHAFVERKLGIAPVVLGENGEPIAPPAPPVSQEEQSRAA
- a CDS encoding alpha/beta fold hydrolase; amino-acid sequence: MNVASDTDTEARGVQVREGVLHLRDGRRLAYVESGDLSGTPVFFIHGNPGSRHMRHPDDRLTHALGVRLIAPDRPGYGLSDYQSGRTLLDFPNDLEQLANALKIDRFALFGVSAGGPYVAASAWKLGERITRAALVSGAAPLARPGAMAGVNRDYRTAYAMAAWPEWLLHPMMAMHDRQVRANPARALAGLRSQASADDRTVLADPRIAAQVQGWRYEATRKGVAGMRREAHILAQPWNVPLEEIRTEVDLWYWEGDSIVPPQMGQYLAARIPRAVPRFHPGGGHFSLYSHWTDILSALLRSAD
- a CDS encoding alpha/beta fold hydrolase: MPASTPQRLRSFVTGQVELTRAVAHALKSRPFNPYPYLKPFIERASGVREPPVSATPHTVVYTRGSMRLLRYAAPRRRHRTPILFVYSLINRWYILDFLPGRSLIEHLTREGYDVYAIDWGVPGQDEERLTWDDLLGGLIQTAVRWTLRVSKSRELTLYGYCMGGTMALAYTSLYPEGVRNLVAQATPVDFSKGGLYTLWTSANHFDVDSLVDAYGNVPTPVLESGFLMAAPVQRLTRWLEVCRRIDDPDFVTTFLAMERWGADPVPFPGEVYRQYIKDCYQQNLFPQGLMEVGGERVDLSRIQCSILNVIAEHDTIALPAMSEPLPSLVGSKDVETRRYPVGHIGLSASSKGSTQVWPSISAWIAARSKPMEP